One region of Streptomyces davaonensis JCM 4913 genomic DNA includes:
- a CDS encoding GNAT family N-acetyltransferase, whose product MPHIAPRYLAESPRVGIRPFGLEDAAEFTARARESKALHQPWLFPPDNAAHYAAYAGRLIEDPTKAGFLVCEKDDDGALAGFVNINNIVQGAFCSGALGYGAFAHAAGRGLMREALGLVVGHAFGALRLHRLEINVQPGNTASIALARACGFRLEGFSPAMLYIDGAWRDHERWALTAEMVRRPVDQA is encoded by the coding sequence ATGCCGCACATCGCACCCCGCTATCTGGCCGAGAGTCCGCGCGTGGGCATACGCCCCTTCGGTCTCGAGGACGCCGCCGAGTTCACCGCCCGGGCCCGGGAGAGCAAGGCGCTGCACCAGCCCTGGCTGTTCCCGCCGGACAACGCCGCGCACTACGCCGCCTACGCGGGGCGACTGATCGAGGACCCGACCAAGGCGGGCTTCCTGGTGTGCGAGAAGGACGACGACGGCGCGCTCGCCGGGTTCGTCAACATCAACAACATCGTCCAGGGCGCGTTCTGCTCCGGCGCCCTCGGCTACGGCGCCTTCGCGCACGCGGCCGGGCGCGGACTGATGCGCGAGGCGCTCGGCCTGGTCGTCGGGCATGCCTTCGGGGCGCTGCGGCTGCACCGGCTGGAGATAAACGTGCAGCCCGGCAACACCGCCTCCATCGCCCTGGCCCGCGCCTGCGGATTCCGGCTCGAGGGCTTCTCCCCGGCCATGCTCTACATCGACGGCGCCTGGCGCGACCACGAACGCTGGGCGCTCACCGCCGAGATGGTGCGGCGCCCGGTGGATCAGGCCTGA
- a CDS encoding LapA family protein: MSPKTSQSGGGGKVGGKGGGRNPAFTPARIAVLVLAVLTLIFIFENTKETEIRLLIPLVTMPLWTALLGTAVIGALCGAYFMRRRR; encoded by the coding sequence ATGAGTCCGAAGACCTCTCAGAGCGGTGGCGGTGGCAAGGTCGGTGGGAAGGGCGGCGGCCGGAACCCGGCGTTCACGCCTGCGCGGATCGCCGTTCTGGTCCTGGCCGTCCTCACGCTGATCTTCATCTTCGAGAACACCAAGGAGACCGAGATCCGCCTGCTGATCCCCCTGGTCACCATGCCTCTGTGGACGGCACTCCTGGGCACCGCCGTCATCGGCGCACTGTGCGGGGCGTATTTCATGAGGCGGCGCCGGTAG
- a CDS encoding HtaA domain-containing protein, with the protein MTKRPGAAVVAGGALLALLGQGTAAAQETAVSGGHVSWTLDAGELTLGGSARPAWLPATSGSADPETGGMDLELGGTARLAPTSDTVPPLILADLRLRLDGDSGALRTRTAFNGEARELALAEVRPGDTTVRTGGVTWTGLTVLLTDEGAALLSRWSGQEFAPGSPLGRFDVTVGTGAETEAADAPHPTPPAAPPPVATPAQVTLSAPELSAGSRQTVTGEGFEPGEVLLVAIDKDTRYQVTADEQGRFSREFPVYATAAEGEHTVELYGVSGEPRAAAGFGVRASKS; encoded by the coding sequence ATGACGAAGAGACCCGGTGCCGCCGTGGTCGCGGGCGGCGCGCTGCTGGCCCTGCTGGGGCAGGGCACCGCGGCGGCACAGGAGACGGCGGTGTCCGGCGGCCATGTCAGCTGGACGCTCGACGCGGGAGAGCTGACCCTCGGGGGTTCGGCGCGCCCGGCCTGGCTGCCGGCCACCAGCGGCTCGGCCGATCCCGAAACCGGCGGCATGGACCTGGAGTTGGGCGGTACGGCCCGGCTCGCGCCGACCTCCGACACGGTGCCGCCGCTGATCCTGGCGGACCTGCGCCTGCGCCTGGACGGCGACTCGGGAGCGCTGCGCACCCGTACGGCCTTCAATGGCGAGGCGCGTGAACTCGCCCTGGCCGAGGTGAGACCCGGCGACACCACGGTCCGGACCGGCGGGGTGACCTGGACCGGACTGACCGTCTTGCTCACCGACGAGGGCGCGGCGTTGCTCTCCCGGTGGAGCGGGCAGGAGTTCGCCCCGGGATCCCCCCTCGGCCGGTTCGACGTGACGGTGGGCACCGGAGCGGAGACGGAGGCGGCCGACGCCCCGCACCCGACGCCACCGGCGGCACCTCCCCCGGTCGCCACACCCGCCCAAGTCACCCTGAGTGCCCCCGAGTTGTCCGCGGGCTCCCGACAGACCGTCACCGGTGAGGGATTCGAGCCCGGTGAGGTGCTGCTCGTCGCGATCGACAAGGACACCCGGTACCAGGTGACGGCCGACGAACAGGGCCGTTTCTCCCGCGAGTTCCCGGTGTACGCCACCGCCGCCGAGGGCGAGCACACGGTGGAGCTGTACGGCGTCTCCGGCGAGCCCCGCGCCGCCGCGGGCTTCGGCGTGCGGGCGAGCAAGTCCTGA
- a CDS encoding prolyl oligopeptidase family serine peptidase — translation MQTLPYGSWPSPIDAALAAAHDGHPEYVGFVGDEVWWTEPRPTEGGRRTLVRRRADGTQEPVLPAPWNVRSRVIEYGGHPWSGTLVDGEPLVVFVDFADQRLYRYEPGGEPSPLTPVSEVGGGLRWAEPRILLDRGEVWCVLEEFTGDGPSDVRRVVAAVPLDGSAAEDRGAVRELSDGAHRFVTGPRLSPDGRRAAWLAWDHPRMPWDGTELVVADVGEGLSGARTVAGGPEESIAQADWAADGSLLYTSDRTGWWNLYRDGVPLCPREEEFGGPLWKLGHRWFAPLASEARWGSPRPEGGGGLIAVVHGRGATALGILDPETGEVVDAAGPWTEFSPTLAVHGERVVAVGASPRSAYEVIELNTRTGRARVIGAEHDDPVDPAYYPEPQIRTFTGPAGREIHAHVYPPHNPGCVAPGGRPAPYVVWAHGGPTGRAPLVLDLEIAYFTSRGIGVAEVNYGGSTGYGREYRDRLREQWGVVDVEDCAAVVLALAEEGTADRRRLAVRGGSAGGWTAAASLTATDVYACGTIIYPILDLAAWADGETHDFESRYLESLVGPRAEVPGRYAERSPSEHAERITAPFLLLQGLDDVICPPAQCERFLAGMAGRRVPHAYLAFEGEGHGFRRAETMVRVLEAELSLYAQVFGLNPPGIPTLELVK, via the coding sequence GTGCAGACCTTGCCGTACGGTTCCTGGCCCTCGCCCATCGACGCGGCCCTCGCCGCCGCGCACGACGGGCACCCCGAGTACGTGGGCTTCGTCGGGGACGAGGTGTGGTGGACCGAGCCGCGCCCCACCGAGGGCGGCCGCCGCACCCTGGTCCGCCGTCGCGCCGACGGCACCCAGGAGCCGGTACTGCCGGCGCCGTGGAACGTGCGCAGCCGGGTCATCGAGTACGGCGGTCACCCGTGGTCCGGAACCCTGGTCGACGGCGAACCGCTCGTGGTGTTCGTCGACTTCGCCGACCAGCGGCTCTACCGCTACGAGCCAGGCGGCGAGCCGAGCCCGCTCACTCCGGTGTCCGAGGTGGGCGGCGGACTGCGCTGGGCCGAACCGCGGATCCTGCTCGACCGCGGTGAAGTGTGGTGCGTGCTGGAGGAGTTCACGGGGGACGGGCCGAGCGATGTGCGGCGCGTCGTGGCCGCCGTACCGCTGGACGGGTCGGCCGCCGAGGACCGGGGAGCCGTGCGGGAACTCAGCGACGGGGCGCACCGGTTCGTCACGGGGCCGCGGCTCTCGCCGGACGGGCGGCGGGCGGCGTGGCTGGCCTGGGACCATCCGCGGATGCCGTGGGACGGGACCGAGTTGGTGGTCGCCGACGTGGGCGAGGGGCTGTCCGGGGCGCGGACCGTCGCGGGCGGGCCCGAGGAGTCCATCGCCCAGGCCGACTGGGCCGCCGACGGCTCCCTGCTGTACACGAGCGACCGCACCGGCTGGTGGAACCTCTACCGCGACGGCGTTCCGCTGTGCCCGCGCGAGGAGGAGTTCGGCGGGCCGCTGTGGAAGCTCGGCCACCGCTGGTTCGCCCCGCTGGCGAGCGAAGCGAGATGGGGGTCCCCCCGCCCGGAGGGTGGGGGAGGACTGATCGCCGTCGTGCACGGCCGGGGCGCCACCGCGCTCGGGATACTGGACCCCGAGACAGGCGAGGTCGTCGACGCGGCCGGACCCTGGACCGAGTTCTCGCCCACCCTCGCGGTGCACGGCGAGCGCGTGGTCGCCGTCGGGGCCAGCCCGCGCAGCGCCTACGAGGTCATCGAACTCAACACCCGCACCGGCCGCGCCCGGGTCATCGGCGCCGAGCACGACGACCCCGTGGACCCCGCCTACTACCCCGAGCCGCAGATCCGCACCTTCACCGGACCGGCCGGACGCGAGATCCACGCGCATGTCTACCCGCCCCACAACCCCGGCTGCGTCGCCCCCGGCGGCCGGCCCGCGCCGTACGTCGTCTGGGCGCACGGCGGGCCCACCGGGCGGGCGCCCCTCGTCCTGGACCTGGAGATCGCCTACTTCACCTCGCGCGGCATCGGCGTCGCCGAGGTCAACTACGGCGGCTCCACCGGGTACGGCCGGGAGTACCGCGACCGGCTGCGCGAGCAGTGGGGTGTGGTCGACGTCGAGGACTGCGCGGCCGTCGTGCTGGCCCTCGCCGAGGAGGGCACCGCCGACCGGCGGCGGCTCGCCGTGCGGGGCGGCAGCGCGGGCGGCTGGACCGCGGCGGCCTCCCTCACCGCCACCGACGTCTACGCCTGCGGCACGATCATCTACCCCATCCTCGACCTCGCCGCCTGGGCCGACGGGGAGACCCACGACTTCGAGTCGCGGTACCTGGAGAGCCTGGTCGGGCCGCGCGCCGAGGTGCCCGGACGGTACGCGGAACGCTCGCCGAGCGAGCACGCCGAGCGGATCACCGCGCCGTTCCTGCTGCTCCAGGGCCTGGACGACGTGATCTGCCCGCCCGCGCAGTGCGAACGGTTCCTGGCCGGCATGGCGGGACGGCGGGTGCCGCACGCCTACCTCGCCTTCGAGGGGGAGGGGCACGGCTTCCGCCGCGCGGAGACGATGGTGCGGGTCCTGGAGGCGGAGCTGTCCCTCTACGCTCAGGTGTTCGGCCTGAACCCGCCCGGCATCCCGACCCTGGAGCTCGTCAAGTGA
- a CDS encoding heme/hemin ABC transporter substrate-binding protein, which translates to MKLTGRARRLGLPVVLAVALLTGACGGGTSVSGGSDASPASASERAAAAEKQLAKNTLVPLEGEPPTPELPVTVDSSDGRKVTVEDASRILPLNGGVAEIVFTLGLGDRVVGRDITATFAEAEDLPQVTKAHDVSAESVLSLKPTVVLADTDTGPGEAIEQIRDAGVPVVVLDPATELADVTTRTTRIAEALGVPDAGQALNVRMSDELAAARAAVPEGSRPKVAFLYMRGSAAVYLIGGKGSGADSLVEAAGAVDAGKEAGFDKPFTPITSEALVRAQPDVILMMTKGLESVGGIDGLVRIPGIAQTPAGMNRRVVDLEDGVLLGYGPRTPLVIDLLVDRLHKT; encoded by the coding sequence ATGAAATTGACCGGAAGGGCACGTCGGCTCGGCCTGCCTGTGGTGCTCGCCGTGGCACTGCTCACCGGCGCCTGCGGGGGCGGCACCTCGGTGTCCGGCGGGTCGGACGCCTCGCCCGCCTCCGCGAGCGAGCGTGCCGCGGCCGCCGAGAAGCAGCTCGCGAAGAACACCCTCGTCCCCCTGGAGGGCGAGCCGCCCACCCCGGAACTGCCCGTCACCGTCGACTCCTCCGACGGGCGGAAGGTGACCGTCGAGGACGCCTCCCGCATCCTGCCGCTCAACGGCGGGGTCGCGGAGATCGTGTTCACCCTGGGACTCGGCGACCGCGTCGTGGGCCGGGACATCACCGCCACCTTCGCCGAGGCCGAGGACCTCCCGCAGGTCACCAAGGCGCACGACGTCAGCGCGGAGAGCGTGCTGTCGCTGAAGCCGACAGTCGTGCTCGCCGACACCGACACCGGCCCCGGCGAGGCCATCGAACAGATCCGGGACGCCGGGGTGCCCGTCGTCGTCCTCGACCCGGCGACGGAACTGGCCGACGTCACCACCCGGACCACCCGCATCGCCGAGGCCCTCGGCGTCCCCGACGCGGGCCAGGCGCTGAACGTGCGGATGAGCGACGAACTAGCCGCCGCCCGCGCCGCCGTGCCCGAGGGCAGCAGGCCCAAGGTCGCCTTCCTCTACATGCGCGGCAGCGCGGCCGTCTATCTGATCGGCGGCAAGGGCTCGGGCGCCGACTCCCTCGTCGAGGCCGCGGGGGCCGTCGACGCGGGCAAGGAGGCCGGGTTCGACAAGCCGTTCACGCCCATCACCAGCGAGGCCCTGGTCCGCGCCCAGCCCGACGTCATCCTCATGATGACCAAGGGACTCGAATCCGTCGGCGGCATCGACGGCCTGGTCCGGATACCCGGAATCGCCCAGACCCCGGCGGGCATGAACCGCCGAGTCGTCGACCTGGAGGACGGCGTCCTGCTCGGCTACGGCCCGCGCACCCCCCTCGTCATCGACCTCCTGGTGGACCGCCTGCACAAGACCTGA
- a CDS encoding M20/M25/M40 family metallo-hydrolase, which yields MADRQALDEVVTFTSELIRIDTTNRGGGDCQERPAAEYAAARLAEAGIEPTLLERTKGRTNVVARIEGSDPSADALLLHGHLDVVPAEARDWTVHPFSGELRDGVVWGRGAVDMKNMDAMILAVVRSWAREGVRPRRDVVIAFTADEEASAEDGSGFLADQHAALFEGCTEGVSESGAFTFHDGSGRELYPIAAGERGTGWLKLTARGRAGHGSKVNRENAVTRLSAAIARIGAHEWPLRLTPTVRAALTELAAVYGIAPDLDDVDALLKKLGPAASLVEATVRNSANPTMLDAGYKVNVIPGEAVAYVDGRYLPGGEDEFRTTLDRLTGPDVEWEFHHREVALQAPVDSPTYAKMRAAVEEFAPRGHVVPYCMSGGTDAKQFSRLGITGYGFAPLKLPEGFDYQALFHGVDERVPVEALHFGVRVLDRFLRTA from the coding sequence ATGGCTGACCGGCAGGCACTGGACGAGGTCGTGACGTTCACGTCCGAGCTGATCCGTATCGACACCACCAACCGGGGCGGGGGCGACTGCCAGGAGCGGCCCGCCGCCGAGTACGCCGCCGCCCGGCTGGCCGAGGCGGGGATCGAGCCGACCCTGCTGGAGCGCACCAAGGGCCGGACCAATGTCGTCGCGCGGATCGAGGGCAGCGACCCGTCGGCGGACGCGTTGCTGCTGCACGGTCACCTGGACGTGGTGCCCGCCGAGGCGCGGGACTGGACCGTGCACCCGTTCTCCGGGGAGCTCCGCGACGGGGTCGTGTGGGGGCGCGGGGCCGTCGACATGAAGAACATGGACGCGATGATCCTCGCCGTCGTCCGCTCCTGGGCCCGTGAGGGCGTACGGCCCCGGCGGGACGTCGTGATCGCGTTCACCGCCGACGAGGAGGCCAGCGCCGAGGACGGCTCCGGGTTCCTCGCCGATCAGCACGCCGCGCTGTTCGAGGGCTGCACCGAGGGCGTCAGCGAGTCCGGGGCGTTCACCTTCCACGACGGCAGCGGACGGGAGCTGTACCCCATCGCCGCGGGGGAGCGGGGCACCGGCTGGCTGAAGCTCACCGCGCGCGGCCGGGCCGGACACGGCTCCAAGGTCAACCGGGAGAACGCGGTCACCCGGCTGTCCGCCGCCATCGCCCGGATCGGCGCCCACGAGTGGCCGCTCCGGCTGACCCCGACCGTGCGCGCCGCCCTCACCGAACTCGCCGCCGTGTACGGCATCGCACCCGACCTGGACGATGTGGACGCGCTGCTGAAGAAGCTCGGCCCGGCGGCGTCCCTGGTCGAGGCCACCGTCCGCAACAGCGCCAACCCGACGATGCTGGACGCCGGTTACAAGGTGAACGTCATCCCGGGCGAGGCCGTCGCGTATGTGGACGGGCGCTATCTGCCGGGCGGCGAGGACGAGTTCCGTACGACCCTCGACCGGCTCACCGGGCCCGACGTGGAGTGGGAGTTCCACCACCGCGAGGTCGCCCTCCAGGCGCCGGTCGACTCACCGACGTACGCGAAGATGCGAGCCGCCGTCGAGGAGTTCGCGCCGCGGGGGCATGTCGTGCCGTACTGCATGTCCGGCGGCACCGACGCCAAGCAGTTCTCGCGGCTCGGCATCACCGGGTACGGGTTCGCGCCGCTGAAGCTCCCGGAGGGCTTCGACTACCAGGCCCTCTTCCACGGGGTCGACGAGCGCGTCCCCGTCGAGGCCCTGCACTTCGGGGTCCGGGTCCTGGACCGCTTCCTGCGGACGGCGTAG
- a CDS encoding VOC family protein, with the protein MEILGATLRVCVDDLEAAVPFYERLAGGRAQRFGRGGVEVAAVGCFLLMSGPEAELEVLRKVAATIAVKDIEEARDVLVELGARVIAGPVATPGGRNLIAMHPDGTVYEYVDRQA; encoded by the coding sequence ATGGAGATTCTGGGAGCCACGCTGCGTGTCTGCGTCGACGACCTGGAGGCCGCGGTCCCGTTCTACGAGCGGCTGGCGGGCGGCCGGGCCCAGCGCTTCGGGCGGGGCGGTGTGGAGGTGGCCGCGGTCGGCTGCTTCCTGCTGATGAGCGGCCCGGAGGCGGAGCTGGAGGTGCTGCGCAAGGTCGCCGCGACGATCGCCGTGAAGGACATCGAGGAGGCCCGGGACGTGCTCGTCGAGCTGGGTGCCCGGGTGATCGCGGGCCCGGTGGCGACCCCGGGCGGCCGGAACCTGATCGCGATGCATCCGGACGGCACGGTGTACGAGTACGTGGACCGTCAGGCCTGA
- a CDS encoding M55 family metallopeptidase: MKILISADMEGATGVTWPADVLPGTPQWERCRSMFTSDVNAAVLGFYDGGADEVLINEAHWTMRNLLLERLDERAEMLTGRHKSLSMVEGVQHGDVDGIAFVGYHAGAGMEGVLAHTYLANSITGVWVNDVRASEGLLNAHVVAEYGVPVVLVTGDDVACEDALGYAPEAPKVAVKDHVSRYAAVCRTPNRTFADIRAAAKEAAALAVRHEPVRGGPFTVAVEFDAEHLSMAATVVPGVERIGERKVAYTSGTMYEGIRTFKAVTTIVSAAVEEQYG, translated from the coding sequence ATGAAGATCCTCATCAGCGCCGACATGGAGGGCGCCACCGGGGTGACCTGGCCGGCCGACGTGCTGCCGGGCACTCCGCAGTGGGAGCGCTGCCGGTCGATGTTCACCTCGGACGTCAACGCCGCCGTCCTGGGGTTCTACGACGGCGGCGCCGACGAGGTCCTGATCAACGAGGCGCACTGGACCATGCGCAACCTCCTCCTCGAACGCCTCGACGAGCGGGCCGAGATGCTCACCGGGCGGCACAAGTCCCTGTCCATGGTGGAAGGCGTGCAGCACGGCGACGTCGACGGCATCGCCTTCGTCGGCTATCACGCGGGCGCAGGCATGGAGGGCGTCCTCGCCCACACCTACTTGGCCAACTCCATCACCGGGGTGTGGGTGAACGACGTACGGGCCAGCGAGGGGCTGCTCAACGCCCATGTCGTGGCCGAGTACGGGGTGCCCGTCGTGCTGGTCACCGGGGACGACGTGGCCTGCGAGGACGCGCTCGGGTACGCGCCCGAGGCGCCGAAGGTCGCCGTCAAGGACCATGTCTCGCGGTACGCCGCCGTCTGCCGAACCCCCAACCGGACCTTCGCCGACATCCGGGCCGCCGCCAAGGAGGCCGCCGCGCTGGCGGTCCGTCATGAGCCGGTGCGGGGCGGGCCGTTCACCGTCGCCGTGGAGTTCGACGCCGAGCATCTGTCGATGGCCGCGACCGTCGTGCCCGGGGTGGAGCGGATCGGGGAGCGGAAGGTGGCGTACACCAGCGGGACCATGTACGAGGGGATCCGGACCTTCAAGGCGGTCACCACGATCGTCTCGGCGGCGGTGGAGGAGCAGTATGGCTGA
- a CDS encoding S66 peptidase family protein, producing the protein MKQLLRPQRLAPGARVAVVATSGPVPEERLAAGLDVLRGWGLDPVVAPHVLDRHPEFGYLAGTDADRAADLQNAWCDPSVDAVLCARGGYGVQRMIDLLDWEAMRAAGPKVFVGFSDLTVLHEAFAQRLGLATLYGPMAAGIDFIKSATAQEHLRATLFAPETVREIASRGRTVVSGRARGVTLGGCLCLLAAELGTPDARPSARGGLLCLEDVGEETYRVDRYLTQLLRAGWLDGVRGVLLGSWEECDPYERLGPLLLDRLGGLGVPVVEEFGFGHCSDGLTIPFGATAELDADAGTLTLDEPALR; encoded by the coding sequence GTGAAGCAACTCCTGCGCCCGCAGCGGCTCGCCCCCGGCGCCCGCGTCGCCGTCGTCGCGACCAGCGGGCCCGTGCCCGAGGAACGGCTCGCGGCCGGGCTCGACGTGCTGCGCGGCTGGGGCCTGGACCCGGTCGTGGCACCCCATGTGCTCGACCGGCACCCCGAGTTCGGCTACCTCGCCGGGACGGACGCCGACCGGGCCGCCGATCTCCAGAACGCCTGGTGCGACCCGTCCGTCGACGCCGTGCTCTGCGCGCGCGGCGGATACGGCGTGCAGCGGATGATCGACCTGCTCGACTGGGAGGCGATGCGCGCGGCCGGTCCGAAGGTGTTCGTGGGCTTCAGCGACCTCACCGTGCTCCACGAGGCGTTCGCACAGCGGCTCGGCCTCGCCACGCTGTACGGGCCGATGGCGGCGGGCATCGACTTCATCAAGAGCGCGACGGCCCAGGAGCACCTCAGGGCCACGCTGTTCGCCCCGGAGACGGTCCGCGAGATCGCCTCCCGCGGCCGGACCGTCGTATCCGGCCGGGCGCGCGGGGTCACCCTCGGTGGCTGTCTGTGCCTGCTCGCCGCCGAGCTGGGCACCCCGGACGCCCGTCCGTCCGCGCGGGGTGGACTGCTGTGCCTGGAGGACGTGGGGGAGGAGACCTACCGCGTCGACCGGTACCTCACCCAACTCCTGCGCGCGGGCTGGCTCGACGGGGTGCGGGGAGTGCTGCTCGGCTCGTGGGAGGAGTGCGACCCGTACGAGCGGCTGGGCCCGCTGCTCCTCGACCGGCTCGGCGGGCTCGGGGTGCCCGTCGTGGAGGAGTTCGGGTTCGGGCACTGCTCCGACGGGCTGACGATCCCCTTCGGAGCGACGGCCGAACTGGACGCCGACGCGGGCACGCTGACGCTGGATGAGCCCGCTCTGCGCTGA
- a CDS encoding CocE/NonD family hydrolase codes for MSRRVLGFCVPLALLLGATLTQPATATSQYTVTALKFTVRTGGRTCTVDADLYRPSGVDHAPAVLATNGFGGSKNDGSTDAIGKAFAQRGYVSLVYSGLGFGRSGCLISLDDPAIDGTAAAQLIDFLGGKRSADDGTTADLVTLDAPGDPRVGMIGGSYGGAIQLATAAVDHRVDAIVPMITWNDLAYSLDPNNAVGAASVPGAFKWQWTNGFYLIGEGQPLLEASLDPSRINSLSCLHFVTRACDTIRTLNSGSYPADRTAELLAYARSVSPVSYLGRVKAPTLLIQGQADSLFNLNEATATYKALKARGTTAKMIWQSWGHSGGISDPASGELNLVQGNLETSYVGRRVLAWFDRYLGGKHVDTGPAFAYYRDWITDPDGTYATADRLPSLSRKLYLSGDGKLVDNRAKVARGSRTYTNWLIPTSHSESSLAGAIGLPDPAPYDTKGTHLAWTSEPLARTTDVVGAPRATLKVVSPKAERTQGSGNAADKLVLFAKLYDVAPDGTKTLVHRLVAPVRVPDVARPFTVTLPGIVHRYEQGHRLRFVVAASDDAYFGNRGIKPVTVVSAPGDTGVLELPVVGG; via the coding sequence GTGTCCCGTCGTGTGCTCGGATTCTGCGTCCCCCTCGCTCTCCTGCTCGGCGCCACACTCACCCAACCCGCCACCGCGACCTCGCAATACACCGTCACCGCACTGAAGTTCACCGTCCGGACCGGCGGCCGCACCTGCACGGTCGACGCCGACCTCTACCGGCCCTCCGGCGTGGACCACGCGCCGGCCGTGCTCGCCACCAACGGCTTCGGCGGCAGCAAGAACGACGGATCCACCGACGCCATCGGCAAGGCCTTCGCCCAGCGCGGCTATGTCTCGCTCGTCTACTCCGGGCTCGGCTTCGGCCGCTCCGGCTGCCTGATCTCCCTCGACGACCCGGCGATCGACGGCACGGCGGCAGCACAGCTCATCGACTTCCTCGGCGGCAAGAGATCAGCCGACGACGGCACCACCGCCGACTTAGTCACCCTCGACGCCCCCGGAGACCCGCGCGTCGGCATGATCGGCGGTTCCTACGGCGGCGCGATCCAGCTGGCCACGGCGGCCGTCGACCACCGCGTCGACGCGATCGTCCCGATGATCACCTGGAACGATCTGGCGTACTCCCTCGACCCCAACAACGCCGTCGGCGCCGCCAGTGTGCCCGGCGCCTTCAAATGGCAGTGGACGAACGGCTTCTACCTCATTGGTGAGGGGCAGCCCCTGCTGGAGGCGAGCCTCGACCCGTCCCGGATCAACTCCCTGTCCTGTCTGCACTTCGTCACCCGGGCCTGCGACACCATCCGCACCCTCAACTCCGGCAGCTACCCGGCGGACCGCACCGCCGAGCTGCTCGCCTACGCCCGCAGCGTCTCGCCGGTCTCCTACCTGGGCCGGGTCAAGGCACCGACCCTGCTGATCCAGGGCCAGGCCGACAGCCTCTTCAACCTCAACGAGGCCACGGCGACGTACAAGGCGCTCAAGGCGCGCGGCACCACCGCCAAGATGATCTGGCAGTCCTGGGGCCACAGCGGTGGCATCAGCGACCCGGCCTCCGGCGAACTCAACCTGGTCCAGGGCAACTTGGAGACCAGCTACGTCGGCCGCCGGGTCCTCGCCTGGTTCGACCGCTACCTGGGCGGCAAGCACGTCGACACGGGCCCCGCCTTCGCCTACTACCGCGACTGGATCACCGACCCCGACGGCACCTACGCCACCGCCGACCGCCTCCCCTCGCTCAGCCGCAAGCTGTACCTCTCCGGCGACGGCAAACTCGTCGACAACCGGGCCAAGGTGGCGCGCGGCAGCCGTACGTACACCAACTGGCTGATTCCGACGAGCCATTCCGAGAGCTCACTGGCCGGGGCGATCGGGCTGCCGGACCCGGCGCCGTACGACACCAAGGGCACCCACCTCGCCTGGACCAGCGAGCCGCTGGCCCGGACCACCGATGTCGTCGGCGCACCCCGGGCCACCCTGAAGGTCGTCTCCCCGAAGGCCGAGCGGACCCAGGGGTCCGGGAACGCCGCCGACAAACTCGTCCTCTTCGCCAAGCTCTACGACGTCGCGCCCGACGGCACCAAGACCCTGGTGCACCGCCTGGTCGCGCCGGTGCGGGTGCCGGACGTGGCGCGACCCTTCACCGTGACGCTGCCCGGCATCGTGCACCGGTACGAGCAGGGGCACCGGCTGCGCTTCGTGGTCGCGGCGAGTGACGACGCCTACTTCGGCAACCGGGGGATCAAGCCGGTCACCGTGGTGAGCGCGCCGGGGGACACGGGGGTGCTCGAGTTGCCGGTGGTGGGCGGCTGA